Proteins from a genomic interval of Nematostella vectensis chromosome 5, jaNemVect1.1, whole genome shotgun sequence:
- the LOC125562961 gene encoding uncharacterized protein LOC125562961 — translation TDKGKPFSGPAFSTHMKSVFYHLTGVSVNLHLLRSSFVTYCYGDSQCTDAMKDSLASALRHTRKQAQLTYDRRNSSEKKSLAVSLASELAENTIESLSAQPSDRNAGLDKGSWVALTVEGSTLANPNILLARIQNLMPGRKASLLWFKATAEKGLYAFHYDEASWIESLDALVPVQVKEIKNSPGLYKLTTSLKKIHRAVLGNN, via the exons acaGATAAAGGAAAACCCTTTAGTGGTCCCGCATTCTCAACCCACATGAAGTCTGTCTTTTACCACCTAACAGGAGTGAGTGTCAACTTGCACCTTCTGAGAAGCTCTTTCGTGACTTATTGTTATGGGGACAG CCAGTGCACCGACGCAATGAAAGACAGTTTGGCGTCGGCCTTGAGACACACAAGGAAGCAAGCTCAACTCACCTATGACCGTAGAAATTCCAGCGAAAAGAAGAGTTTGGCTGTCAGCCTTGCTTCAGAATTAGCAGAAAATACAATCGAGTCACTATCAGCTCAGCCGTCCGACAGAAATGCAGGGCTTGATAAAGGTAGCTGGGTTGCTCTCACAGTAGAAGGCAGCACTCTGGCAAATCCGAACATTCTGCTAGCTAGAATTCAGAACCTCATGCCCGGTAGAAAGGCTTCGCTACTGTGGTTCAAG GCCACTGCGGAAAAAGGCCTGTACGCTTTTCACTACGATGAAGCCAGCTGGATAGAAAGCTTAGATGCCTTAGTTCCCGTCCAAGTGAAAGAGATTAAAAACTCTCCCGGCCTCTACAAATTGACcacatcattgaaaaaaatacacagggcGGTCTTAGGGAACAACTGA